Proteins co-encoded in one Spirosoma endbachense genomic window:
- the porU2 gene encoding putative type IX secretion system sortase PorU2: protein MKKGVLLAYFLVNALALFAQNPFGNEWIRSGQKYLKFSINKAAVYRISYQDIKTADASFLQANPANWQLFFRGQEMAIRVVGQQDGVFNEQDYVEFYGEGNDGSLDSLLYRPQKRLHPYQTLYSDEAAYFLTSSPTQTGKRVPELSNSAQGLTPEPFHVEETVQAFTSEYTFNNLKGLEPVLQHSYFEPGEGWSGPLLTIDSVGLVTMKLTGRVPANWPITLEGMVNGRDYSTHKVNVQLDGPTPTPLASLLLPGFASQTFQQTISPNTILNDQLSLRFKAEVYGFIDHFSITYVKLTYPQSIAMGAQLSKVFNIPANQRQTALLALTDIPSASFAYDITDKANCRYVAIESSGSQQLIVVSDASRKRSVLVTNQVAKPLAIRAVRFQSTFSQTADYLIVTHSSLRQSATAYANYRASAQGGNYKPFIVAADSLSDQFNYGEKGPLALRRFAAFMLANAPVKNLLLVGKACSYPYYVKTATDDLVPTIGYPGSDILLTAGLNGFPLNSPAIPTGRLNVTTNDQVLTYLEKVKQLENATPNGLWRKHIIHISGGKSKGEAQSLRSTMSQLGDLFANGQLGGQVSAFSKSNTYEEVEPINITPLVNDGVSLITFFGHAGPAITDMNFGFASPLENGYRNKNYPLMIFNGCGVGEIFSRFTTLSTDWVLAPQKGSALVLAHSYLSFEQPTTKYLTKLYRSLFTDPASLGMPFGKFQQQLNVALEKEGIDLYDESVLLEMVLQGDPALSLYPLPNPDFAVAQKGIYIQSSVAGSSIKSSDSIRVVIPLVNLGKFVAGQSIGLSLKKTTGNNATSSTVYFNSFRYQDTLSYTIAKDETLKSIDILIDPTNQITELDKANNKATLSIDWAQAEVSSSYPVDALPDVVSPTLNVFINGAVKENGAVIDPNPKVDIYLIDENPLSAKDTSSVEIYLKECATCAQQKLSATAFTIASVSANQLQVRTNLSLKAGGEYQLIVIGKDASSNRTQPPYILDLKVLATDEPITLQTYPNPATLYAKFDLTLNVQELPTESRLMIYNLMGARIYDHSFPVSTGKNSLLWQGTTPGVYPYSLQLTWKDGRIQTFTGKVLWQH from the coding sequence ATGAAAAAAGGGGTACTTCTAGCTTATTTCTTAGTAAATGCGCTGGCTTTGTTCGCTCAAAATCCATTTGGCAATGAATGGATCAGGTCTGGCCAAAAGTACCTCAAATTCTCGATCAATAAAGCGGCTGTTTACCGTATCAGCTATCAGGATATCAAAACAGCAGATGCCTCGTTTCTGCAAGCGAACCCAGCCAACTGGCAGTTGTTTTTCAGAGGCCAGGAAATGGCGATTCGTGTAGTAGGACAACAGGATGGTGTTTTCAACGAACAGGATTATGTTGAGTTCTACGGCGAAGGAAACGACGGCAGCCTGGATTCCTTATTATACAGGCCCCAAAAGCGTTTACACCCCTACCAAACGTTATATTCTGATGAGGCTGCTTATTTCCTGACCAGCAGTCCTACACAGACAGGTAAGCGCGTACCTGAACTCAGCAATTCAGCGCAGGGGCTCACACCTGAACCATTTCATGTCGAAGAAACCGTTCAGGCGTTTACCAGTGAGTATACGTTTAACAATCTGAAAGGTCTCGAGCCCGTTTTACAACACAGTTATTTCGAGCCTGGCGAAGGATGGTCAGGACCATTACTTACCATTGATTCCGTTGGTTTGGTTACCATGAAATTAACGGGTAGAGTACCTGCTAATTGGCCAATTACGCTCGAAGGAATGGTAAACGGGCGAGACTATTCGACGCATAAAGTAAACGTTCAACTGGATGGGCCTACCCCAACCCCGTTAGCGTCATTACTTCTCCCAGGGTTCGCCAGCCAGACCTTTCAGCAAACGATCAGCCCGAATACGATCCTGAACGACCAGCTTTCGCTGCGTTTTAAAGCAGAGGTGTATGGCTTTATCGATCATTTTTCGATAACCTACGTAAAACTCACTTATCCGCAGTCCATTGCCATGGGTGCTCAGTTATCGAAAGTGTTTAACATACCCGCCAATCAACGCCAGACTGCACTATTAGCCTTAACCGATATTCCTTCGGCATCGTTTGCCTATGACATTACCGATAAGGCGAACTGCCGTTACGTAGCCATTGAGTCAAGTGGCAGCCAGCAACTCATTGTTGTCAGTGATGCCTCCCGAAAGCGTTCTGTGCTGGTTACCAATCAGGTAGCAAAACCACTGGCTATCCGGGCGGTTCGTTTTCAAAGTACGTTCTCTCAAACAGCCGATTACCTGATCGTTACCCACTCGTCGCTTAGACAATCAGCCACGGCGTATGCCAATTACCGGGCTTCAGCACAGGGCGGCAATTACAAACCATTTATTGTAGCGGCAGACTCCCTGTCCGATCAGTTTAATTATGGCGAAAAAGGTCCGCTGGCACTCCGGCGTTTCGCTGCGTTTATGCTGGCGAATGCGCCCGTAAAAAATCTGCTGCTGGTTGGCAAAGCGTGCAGTTATCCTTATTATGTAAAAACGGCGACCGATGATCTGGTGCCTACAATTGGCTACCCTGGTTCCGATATTCTGCTCACTGCCGGATTAAACGGCTTTCCACTAAATTCTCCCGCCATTCCGACTGGCCGACTCAATGTTACGACAAACGACCAGGTTCTCACGTATCTGGAGAAAGTTAAGCAATTGGAGAATGCGACACCGAACGGACTCTGGCGTAAACACATCATTCATATCAGTGGAGGAAAAAGCAAAGGTGAAGCGCAAAGCCTACGCTCAACGATGAGTCAACTGGGCGATCTTTTCGCAAATGGGCAATTGGGAGGTCAGGTTAGCGCATTCAGTAAAAGCAACACCTACGAAGAAGTTGAGCCGATCAACATTACGCCGTTGGTAAACGATGGCGTTAGCCTGATTACGTTTTTTGGCCATGCCGGACCAGCCATAACCGACATGAACTTTGGTTTTGCCTCGCCATTGGAAAATGGATACCGGAATAAAAATTATCCGCTCATGATTTTTAATGGTTGCGGAGTTGGTGAAATATTTTCCCGTTTCACCACTTTATCAACCGACTGGGTACTGGCCCCCCAAAAAGGTTCAGCCCTGGTGTTGGCCCATTCCTATTTGAGTTTTGAACAGCCAACAACCAAGTATCTAACAAAACTGTACAGAAGCTTATTTACGGACCCTGCTTCGCTGGGAATGCCTTTTGGGAAATTCCAGCAGCAATTGAACGTAGCCCTTGAGAAAGAAGGCATTGATCTTTACGATGAGTCTGTTTTGCTGGAGATGGTTTTACAGGGCGACCCTGCCCTTAGCTTGTATCCGTTGCCGAATCCAGATTTTGCGGTTGCTCAGAAAGGAATTTATATTCAGTCATCAGTGGCTGGTAGCTCGATTAAAAGTAGCGATTCGATTCGGGTGGTCATACCATTGGTCAACTTAGGCAAATTTGTCGCCGGTCAGTCAATCGGTTTGTCGCTCAAAAAAACGACTGGTAACAATGCAACTAGTAGTACGGTTTATTTCAATTCATTTCGCTATCAGGATACGCTGTCGTACACGATTGCCAAAGATGAAACACTGAAGTCAATCGACATCCTGATTGACCCGACGAATCAAATCACCGAATTAGATAAAGCCAACAACAAAGCCACACTTTCTATTGACTGGGCACAGGCCGAAGTTAGTAGTAGCTATCCTGTAGATGCGCTTCCGGATGTAGTTAGCCCAACGCTCAACGTCTTCATTAATGGAGCCGTCAAAGAAAATGGGGCTGTTATCGACCCAAACCCTAAGGTCGATATCTATTTAATTGATGAAAATCCACTCTCTGCCAAAGACACAAGTTCCGTTGAAATTTACCTGAAAGAATGTGCTACCTGCGCTCAGCAAAAGCTTTCCGCAACGGCATTTACAATTGCTTCAGTCTCGGCAAATCAACTACAGGTACGAACAAACCTGTCGCTCAAAGCCGGTGGGGAGTATCAACTCATTGTGATTGGAAAAGACGCCAGCAGTAATCGTACGCAGCCACCTTACATTCTGGACCTTAAGGTGCTGGCCACCGATGAGCCCATAACTTTACAGACCTACCCAAACCCGGCTACGTTATACGCCAAATTTGACCTGACGTTAAATGTGCAGGAGTTACCTACCGAGTCGCGATTGATGATTTATAATCTGATGGGAGCCCGGATCTACGATCATTCGTTTCCGGTTTCGACGGGTAAAAATTCGCTTTTGTGGCAGGGAACAACACCAGGGGTCTACCCCTACTCATTGCAACTGACCTGGAAAGATGGTCGAATACAGACGTTTACGGGAAAAGTTCTCTGGCAGCATTAA
- a CDS encoding DUF4494 domain-containing protein: MPNWFLGKIRYQQPIDDSNVGSRNEEFIKQKTVTEAYLVDAVSYTDAEGRLYQEIAANTPDFEITNISRMKLADVFHHEDGGEIWYKVKAMFITDDEKTGKQKKTPSIMLVNAETPKEAYERVELSLKTALDPFEITDVNTTKILEIFPYNEEEKRNLRPLSEVIEAAE; encoded by the coding sequence ATGCCCAACTGGTTCCTCGGAAAAATCCGTTATCAGCAACCCATTGACGACTCGAATGTGGGATCGCGGAACGAAGAGTTTATCAAGCAAAAAACGGTTACGGAAGCTTATCTGGTCGATGCCGTCAGCTATACGGATGCCGAAGGTCGGCTCTATCAGGAGATTGCAGCTAACACGCCCGACTTTGAAATTACCAATATCTCCCGTATGAAACTCGCTGATGTTTTTCATCACGAAGATGGGGGCGAAATCTGGTACAAAGTGAAGGCGATGTTTATCACCGACGACGAAAAAACGGGGAAACAGAAAAAGACGCCAAGTATAATGCTGGTGAACGCCGAGACGCCTAAGGAGGCCTACGAGCGTGTAGAGCTTAGCCTGAAAACCGCTCTTGATCCGTTCGAAATTACGGACGTCAATACAACGAAGATTCTGGAAATTTTCCCGTATAACGAGGAAGAGAAGCGTAATCTACGACCGCTGAGCGAAGTTATTGAAGCGGCCGAATAA
- a CDS encoding asparagine synthetase B family protein gives MSGIAGIIRFDKQAIELADTANVINLLGHRGKVTSQLIEHGVLLNFGNSIEVNPTAPIYATADSDLFSSITTSHPFTTNYITSGPAGFNEPNADFAVALWDAQKQTLFCGRDALGVKPLYYVYQPSRFMAFASEIKALLALRDVVIKPNEHKFREYLTWIADYVPYSEETFYETIYSVLPGHYLEVTAQRKQTHAYWTINLSKYKDLNRPEDYSTLFKDYFKAAIDSRIEDKSRIGSHLSGGLDSSSVSCMAQAILTQQHRAPLHTFNIDTELPSADESEYVQAVIDQYPVQHHTVHPVADVLESVLKINTIFDRPEHFIIPSSFHLSVSLEAQQVSCDILLTGHDGDSIITTCFDLLDELFDAQDWENLLLACEQFIAPSDRNLRYVSDDWITLTDQAKFEKFILYFIGTRLKKQAKAQSLSTFFNTLRTQKKFFGISSTAILAYCFKRIKDKVAHRSLINNALSSDFKQRVPLRSQLSTKELTTTLEAELNQPIRQILNTTNVICNEQLNHIGAYYGHLYSFPFFDKNVMEIGLATPLGVGFDNGRGRGLIRNGLKDVLPPAIVSRLSKANFVEYGNLSAKQLYQSTYDQFSSPSHPIWEVIDRGTFTKIVDFVFNPKMPVVKKTRYNWLLSRIIYLSLWLGSLQNAQINLAKAGSAK, from the coding sequence ATGAGCGGAATCGCTGGAATTATACGATTTGATAAGCAGGCTATTGAACTTGCTGACACAGCCAATGTAATAAACTTACTGGGGCATCGGGGCAAAGTCACTAGTCAATTGATTGAACATGGCGTATTATTAAATTTTGGCAACTCAATTGAGGTCAATCCAACAGCACCAATCTACGCCACTGCCGATTCAGATCTATTTTCCAGCATTACAACGAGTCATCCTTTCACTACGAATTACATCACTAGCGGTCCGGCCGGATTTAACGAACCAAATGCTGATTTTGCCGTAGCCTTATGGGACGCTCAAAAGCAGACTCTTTTCTGTGGGCGTGATGCATTAGGCGTAAAGCCACTGTATTATGTGTATCAGCCGTCTCGCTTCATGGCTTTCGCGTCAGAAATCAAGGCATTGTTAGCCCTTCGCGATGTTGTTATAAAGCCAAATGAACATAAATTCAGAGAGTACCTCACCTGGATTGCCGATTATGTTCCCTACTCGGAAGAGACATTCTACGAAACCATTTACAGTGTATTGCCCGGCCATTATCTGGAGGTAACTGCCCAGCGCAAACAAACGCACGCGTATTGGACAATTAATCTGTCGAAGTATAAAGATCTTAACCGACCGGAAGATTATTCAACCCTTTTTAAGGACTACTTCAAAGCTGCTATTGATAGCCGAATCGAGGACAAATCCCGTATCGGATCTCATTTGAGCGGTGGTCTGGACTCATCGTCGGTAAGCTGCATGGCGCAGGCAATACTGACTCAGCAACATCGCGCTCCACTGCATACATTCAATATCGATACCGAGTTACCATCGGCCGACGAAAGCGAATACGTACAGGCCGTCATTGATCAGTACCCAGTTCAGCACCACACGGTTCATCCAGTAGCGGATGTGCTGGAATCTGTACTAAAAATCAATACGATTTTTGATCGTCCCGAGCATTTTATCATTCCTTCCAGTTTCCACCTGAGTGTTTCGCTGGAAGCGCAGCAAGTTAGTTGTGATATTCTCTTAACAGGTCACGACGGCGATAGCATCATCACAACCTGTTTTGATTTACTCGATGAGTTATTTGATGCTCAGGATTGGGAGAATCTGCTTTTAGCCTGCGAACAATTTATCGCTCCCAGCGACAGAAATTTGCGCTATGTAAGTGACGACTGGATTACGCTAACCGATCAGGCCAAATTTGAAAAGTTTATCTTATATTTTATCGGCACCAGGCTAAAAAAACAAGCTAAAGCCCAGTCTCTGAGTACGTTTTTCAACACGCTTCGCACGCAAAAAAAATTCTTTGGCATTTCCTCTACGGCCATCCTTGCTTATTGTTTTAAACGAATCAAGGACAAAGTGGCTCATCGATCACTCATCAACAATGCCCTTAGCTCCGACTTTAAGCAACGTGTTCCTCTTCGCTCACAACTATCGACTAAAGAACTAACAACAACTTTAGAAGCTGAACTGAATCAACCAATCAGGCAGATTTTAAATACGACTAATGTTATCTGTAATGAGCAATTGAATCACATTGGCGCTTATTACGGTCATTTGTACTCATTCCCTTTTTTCGATAAGAATGTCATGGAAATAGGCCTGGCAACACCATTGGGCGTAGGTTTCGACAATGGTCGTGGCCGTGGATTGATCCGGAACGGACTAAAGGATGTGCTGCCTCCCGCCATTGTATCGCGACTGTCCAAAGCCAATTTTGTCGAATATGGCAATCTATCAGCGAAGCAGCTCTATCAGTCTACCTACGACCAATTTTCTTCTCCCAGCCATCCGATCTGGGAAGTGATTGATCGAGGCACCTTTACAAAAATTGTTGATTTTGTTTTCAACCCAAAAATGCCGGTCGTTAAAAAGACCCGTTACAACTGGTTATTAAGTCGTATTATTTACCTGTCACTCTGGTTGGGATCGCTCCAAAACGCCCAGATAAATTTAGCGAAAGCTGGTTCAGCTAAATGA
- a CDS encoding VCBS repeat-containing protein — MVRTLSLFLVVGLTFLLTACDKPLFSLLPASETGITFSNRITENDTMNIIDFEYVYNGGGTAIGDFNNDGLADLFFTGNQVANRLYINKGNFKFEDITQKAGVTGNGKWCSGTALVDINNDGWLDIYVGATVSKIAAKRENMLFVNQGAKPGQSPVFREMAKEYGIADDGHTTNAAFFDYDNDGDLDLYVLTNTIENNPNAYRDRIVDGSSPTTDRLYRNDPNPTLGHPVFTNVSKQEGILSEGYGLGLNITDINRDGWKDVYVTNDYLTDDLLYINNHNGSNRHTGFTDQAAQYFKHTSGAAMGNDVADINNDGLADIVAVDMLPRDNNRKKMLMGANNYQTYLNNEQFKHTYQFTRNTLQLNQGTAPTASGKHPVFSDIGLFSDVAETDWSWAPNLIDFDHDGYRDLLVTNGFPKDVTDRDFGSFREQSERVATKSFMLAQIPVIKISNFAFRNKGDLTFEDVTEKWGLKLPSFSNGAAYGDLDNDGDVDYVVNNINDSAFVYRNNLVENKVDKSNYLRIKFIGEAQNRNGLGAIVEIYYDKKPSTGFKQQVYEHSPYRGYLSTVEAVAHFGLGDVSTIDEVHIIWPGLNGAPQKQQILRNVTTNQVLTVDVRNAHESIQPKPEPTSLFMEVTDSMKITYQHYEPEYIDFNVQKLLPHKLSQFAPAVSVGDVNGDGLDDMFIGGSRMNKGHFLLQTATGSFIEKDLLPEAAVAVATVGGLANAKDKPEEDMGTLLFDADQDGDLDLYVASGSIEGNANTPTFQDRLYINDGKGTFALDRNALPICTISKSCVKAVDFDRDGDLDLFVGGRVEPDHYPKPVSSFVFRNDSRPGQAKFTDVTKTVAPALQDLGLVCDALWTDYNNDGWPDLMLAGEFMPLTLLKNQQGKLQPVDCKLQNQKGWWNSLVSGDFDQDGDMDYIAGNLGKNARMRASDQEPVRLYAGDFDNNGFYDAIPTIFIPDENGKSREFTFHGRDDLIKQMIAMRKRFPLYKDFTQASIDKLLTPEEREKALVLEANYLQSAYVENKGDGTFALHALPTPAQLAPIFGMVADDVDRDGNLDVMLVGNDFSGEVMMGRYDALNGLWLRGDGKGGFTAQSIAASGFYVPGNAKGLAQLASADGHELLVSTQNRGRLCVFRNSKSVPSVRLRPTDVSALLTFTDGKKQKVEFSYGNSFLSQSSRTLLLDPQVKVVEITDSQGHKRQELNQVNLVGR; from the coding sequence ATTGTGAGAACTCTTTCTCTGTTTCTAGTAGTTGGCCTTACGTTTTTGTTAACGGCCTGTGATAAGCCACTCTTTTCGTTACTGCCCGCCAGCGAAACGGGTATTACCTTCTCTAACCGTATCACCGAAAACGATACGATGAATATTATTGACTTCGAATATGTCTATAATGGAGGAGGTACGGCAATTGGTGACTTCAACAATGATGGATTAGCCGATCTGTTTTTTACGGGTAATCAGGTTGCAAATCGCTTATATATTAACAAGGGAAATTTCAAATTTGAGGATATTACTCAGAAAGCGGGCGTAACCGGCAATGGAAAGTGGTGTTCGGGAACGGCACTGGTCGATATCAACAACGACGGCTGGCTGGATATCTACGTCGGGGCAACAGTCAGCAAAATAGCCGCCAAACGCGAAAATATGCTGTTCGTCAATCAGGGAGCCAAGCCGGGGCAATCGCCCGTATTTCGCGAAATGGCGAAAGAATACGGTATTGCCGACGATGGTCATACCACGAATGCGGCTTTCTTTGACTACGATAACGATGGCGACCTCGACCTTTACGTGCTGACGAATACCATCGAGAACAATCCCAATGCCTACCGCGACAGAATCGTGGACGGCTCCTCTCCTACCACCGACCGGCTCTACCGAAATGACCCTAACCCGACGCTGGGTCATCCGGTTTTCACGAATGTCTCCAAACAGGAAGGTATTCTAAGCGAAGGGTATGGGCTTGGACTCAACATAACCGATATAAATCGGGACGGGTGGAAAGACGTTTACGTAACGAATGATTACCTGACCGACGATCTGCTGTATATCAATAACCACAATGGAAGTAATCGCCATACAGGGTTTACCGATCAGGCGGCACAGTATTTTAAGCATACCAGTGGTGCAGCCATGGGTAACGATGTTGCCGATATTAACAATGATGGCCTGGCAGATATTGTAGCGGTTGATATGCTTCCGCGCGACAACAACCGCAAGAAAATGCTCATGGGGGCCAATAATTACCAGACCTACCTCAACAACGAGCAATTTAAACATACGTATCAGTTCACCAGAAATACGCTTCAGTTGAATCAGGGAACGGCACCTACCGCATCGGGCAAGCATCCCGTGTTTAGCGATATTGGCCTTTTCAGCGACGTTGCTGAAACGGACTGGAGCTGGGCGCCCAACCTGATTGACTTCGATCACGACGGCTATCGGGATCTTCTGGTTACGAACGGTTTCCCAAAAGATGTGACTGACCGCGATTTCGGCTCATTCCGGGAGCAAAGCGAGCGAGTCGCTACGAAGTCGTTCATGCTTGCCCAGATTCCGGTCATTAAAATCAGCAATTTCGCCTTTCGGAACAAGGGCGATCTGACTTTTGAAGATGTAACGGAAAAATGGGGCCTCAAACTACCGTCTTTCTCTAACGGGGCCGCTTATGGCGATCTGGACAACGACGGTGACGTTGACTACGTGGTTAACAACATCAATGATTCGGCCTTTGTGTATCGGAATAATCTCGTCGAAAATAAGGTCGATAAATCGAATTATCTGCGTATAAAGTTTATCGGCGAAGCGCAGAACCGGAATGGATTAGGTGCCATTGTCGAGATTTACTATGACAAAAAACCGTCTACCGGATTTAAACAACAGGTCTATGAGCACAGTCCTTACCGCGGCTACCTGTCTACTGTAGAAGCCGTTGCCCATTTTGGTCTTGGCGACGTTTCGACCATAGACGAGGTGCATATCATCTGGCCCGGTCTCAATGGTGCTCCGCAAAAACAGCAGATCTTACGTAATGTAACGACGAATCAGGTACTGACCGTCGATGTACGCAATGCCCACGAATCCATTCAGCCGAAACCTGAGCCAACGAGTCTGTTTATGGAGGTAACCGATTCGATGAAGATAACCTATCAGCATTACGAACCCGAATACATCGATTTCAACGTTCAGAAGTTACTGCCACACAAGCTTTCTCAGTTTGCCCCTGCCGTATCGGTCGGTGATGTCAACGGCGACGGATTAGATGATATGTTCATTGGTGGTTCACGCATGAACAAAGGCCATTTTCTCCTGCAAACCGCCACCGGTTCATTCATTGAAAAAGACCTGTTGCCCGAAGCAGCCGTTGCTGTTGCGACGGTTGGTGGCCTGGCCAATGCCAAAGACAAGCCAGAAGAAGACATGGGAACGTTGCTCTTCGATGCCGACCAGGATGGCGACCTCGATCTTTATGTGGCCAGTGGCAGCATTGAAGGAAACGCAAATACACCAACTTTTCAGGATAGGCTCTACATAAACGACGGGAAAGGAACCTTTGCACTCGACCGAAACGCGCTGCCAATCTGTACGATAAGCAAATCCTGCGTCAAGGCAGTTGATTTCGACCGCGATGGCGATCTTGATTTATTTGTTGGTGGACGCGTCGAACCGGATCACTACCCAAAGCCGGTTTCGAGCTTTGTCTTCCGTAATGACTCCAGACCGGGTCAGGCGAAATTTACGGACGTGACCAAAACCGTTGCGCCTGCTTTACAGGATCTGGGCCTGGTCTGCGATGCCCTCTGGACCGACTACAACAACGACGGCTGGCCCGACCTGATGCTGGCCGGAGAATTCATGCCACTCACACTGCTTAAGAACCAACAGGGAAAACTGCAACCCGTTGACTGTAAGCTCCAGAATCAAAAAGGCTGGTGGAATTCACTCGTATCAGGTGATTTTGACCAGGATGGAGACATGGATTACATTGCGGGTAACCTTGGCAAGAACGCTCGTATGCGTGCCAGTGATCAGGAACCCGTTCGCCTGTATGCTGGCGATTTCGACAATAATGGCTTTTATGATGCCATTCCGACCATTTTTATTCCGGATGAAAACGGTAAAAGCCGTGAGTTTACCTTCCATGGACGCGATGATCTGATTAAACAGATGATTGCCATGCGAAAGCGTTTTCCGCTCTACAAAGACTTTACTCAGGCCAGTATCGATAAGCTTTTGACGCCCGAAGAACGTGAGAAAGCACTGGTTCTTGAAGCGAATTACCTACAATCTGCCTATGTTGAAAATAAGGGCGATGGAACCTTTGCCTTACATGCCCTGCCTACGCCAGCCCAGTTAGCACCTATTTTTGGCATGGTGGCCGATGATGTTGACCGCGACGGAAATCTGGATGTGATGCTGGTTGGCAACGACTTTAGTGGTGAAGTGATGATGGGTCGTTACGATGCCCTGAACGGCTTATGGCTTCGGGGCGATGGGAAAGGTGGGTTTACCGCTCAGTCTATTGCAGCAAGCGGATTTTATGTTCCCGGAAACGCGAAAGGGCTTGCCCAGTTGGCCAGTGCCGACGGCCATGAGCTTCTGGTGAGTACGCAAAACCGGGGCAGATTATGTGTATTCCGAAATTCGAAATCCGTCCCATCCGTTCGCCTGCGGCCAACCGATGTCTCTGCCTTGCTGACATTTACGGATGGCAAAAAACAGAAGGTCGAATTTAGTTATGGAAACTCCTTTCTGTCCCAATCATCCCGAACGCTCCTACTCGACCCTCAGGTAAAAGTCGTAGAAATAACCGACTCACAGGGACACAAACGACAGGAACTCAATCAGGTCAATCTGGTGGGGCGTTAA
- a CDS encoding YceI family protein, giving the protein METQAITATTWVIDPMHSEVQFKVKHLMVSTVTGLFSQFDGQLEMVGDDFDDSKITFSADISSISTGNEQRDGHLKSADFFDAEQFPKLTFTSTQFKQTGDDTYDLIGDLTLHGVTKTVKLKAEYGGQMQDFYGQTKAGFEVTGTIKRKEFGLTWDGVTEAGGVVVSDDVRLVLNIQVTKQA; this is encoded by the coding sequence ATGGAAACTCAAGCAATCACCGCCACAACCTGGGTTATTGACCCGATGCACTCAGAAGTACAATTCAAAGTAAAACACCTGATGGTTTCGACCGTAACTGGCCTATTCAGTCAGTTTGATGGTCAATTAGAAATGGTTGGCGATGATTTTGACGATTCAAAAATTACCTTCTCAGCCGATATTAGCAGCATCAGCACAGGTAACGAACAACGGGACGGTCACCTGAAATCAGCTGACTTTTTCGATGCAGAACAATTCCCGAAACTGACCTTTACGTCAACTCAGTTCAAGCAAACGGGCGACGATACTTACGATCTCATTGGTGACCTGACCTTACATGGCGTTACTAAAACTGTAAAACTGAAAGCCGAATATGGTGGTCAGATGCAGGATTTCTACGGCCAGACCAAAGCAGGTTTTGAAGTAACCGGCACCATTAAGCGTAAAGAATTTGGCTTAACCTGGGACGGCGTTACGGAAGCTGGTGGCGTAGTTGTCAGCGATGATGTACGGCTCGTCTTAAACATTCAGGTTACCAAACAAGCGTAA